The DNA segment TTTTTACTTACCCAAACACTAAACACTTAACCATTTAGATATCACcagagaaaaaaaactaaattaaacaatatttactAAAAAGAATATTGTTTTAAAGACCGAAGAAAAGTtctttataaattcaaaataataacaaaaatcgAAACATCTAATTCTATTTTAACTATTTACAttcatgaaaatataaattgtaatttattttcataaaatattaaaatattctttattatcaATGCAGTTTCCcaagataaagaaaaacatggtTTGAATATTGTATCAATGCGTgctattgtttatttattatttcaaaattaaaaatatgaactCATCTTAAGTTTTCAAGTGAGCGGGAGAGAATAGTTCTTGCACTTTCAGTTTTTATCCTCAAGTTTTGGATTGAGAAAGAGGTTGGCAGAGAAAAAGAAACGGAAAATTAACagattttgtattatttttcttatagatttagagagaaaaaaactaataatttcacttttcagtttttatttaattcattaaaaaatctatatctatatacaaacaaaaatattttttcgtgtatataattctttttccaattttattatttaagtaattaccattttaaattaaaacaatcacattttatttttatttgttaatttaaatttaattattttatcattttattattttaaatgattatttatttaaattgatttattctttaattaaattaattttctacgctacaaaaatcaaataataaaataaacaattgacGGTTGAgaactttatttatttgaaggACCCTCccataaaaaggaaaaacaaaacttCCATAAAAGCAATTTAAATTACATATCTTAGGTTTTGTGATTTTGAGGAAAAGAAATTCTCCAAATTGAAGGgcttaaattgtaaatttagATAAAGGCAAGAATCTCTCCTCTTTTGTTTTGCCCCCTCTGTAGGCGTTGGGTTTGTTGGTCGAGAGAGAAGAAAAACCCTGAAAGGCGAAAGTCCAGAAAGAGCAAAACGATGTCGTACGACGAGGTGGAGATCGAGGACATGGAGTGGAACGAGGAGTTGCAGGCCTACACGTATCCGTGCCCTTGCGGGGACCTCTTCCAGATCACGAAGGAAGACCTCAAACTCGGTGAAGAGATTGCTCGGTGCCCTAGCTGCTCTCTCTATATAACCGTCGTCTACAACATCGAAGATTTCCTCGCCGATTCCGACCAAAATCGACGGAACAAGGGTCTCCAACCTTCCAAACAACAAACCGTAACCGTTGCTTGAATTTCAGGTCACCCACTCTTTCTCATCCATATCTATCTTCCATTGACAGAATTAAGAGGTTGCAGTGCAAGGAGAATAAACGGAATGACGTATATGTTATTTCTATATTACAGTCATGCctgtgaatttaattttataccTAGTTTATTGGACTGCATAGAATACAGAGCATATTGCATATTTTTTGTAAAGATATTATCAGATTATGTGTAAAAGTATATTGAAAAGGAGAATCGTAAGGTTTTCGGATTTCTCTAGAAGCACtttttagagaagaaaataaaggacaaaaatgaagtaaatttctttataagttaaaaatggTGTATAAGTTAAAAGTctgtttttgaaaaacttatataaagGAGATTTTACAGATTAGCttggaagatttttttttttttgttttcttcttctcttctttggaGTGTTTATGAATAAGTTTATGCAAATAAACTTCGATGAATCATGATTGAACCGATTATCTCTTGGTTTAACATAAATGGATGCTAGGCCCATGAACTTTAAGCGGAGCAATTGGTAAAAGGTCTAATTATGCGGACGTGTGTGCCATAATAGCAAATGGAGTTAGCTTGCTTCTGATGTGTTTAACTTTTCTTGGATGGCTCCTTAATTGAAAGTGAAGTTCTGTAGTCTGCTCACTTTTGGCAGTTATGGTGTAATATGTCTGGTCAAAATTGTGAGAACAAGCGTGTTTGATTGTAATATATTTGATAGACTTCGGGTCTGAATCTGTGCAGAGCGTCTTGTCAAGTCATGAAAGCAAGTATATTGACACCAGTGTCAATTGGTTGTGCTCATGGCTCGTTACTGGTGGAAAAACTTTTGTTGGGAATTTTTTTATCGCAAATTGCACGATctcctattttaaaatttcattctgAAACGTGGTGTTGGTGTTTTCTTTTCAAGAATCAAGGCCCTTCCACATGCCAGAATATAAATTCCGGGGGATCTCTATTCATAGAATATGTCACTAGACGGGCTTTTAACACATGTTTTAGATCAAGGGCGTATAACTCAGTTGGTTAAGTGCGAGTTCTAGTTGTTGGAAGATCTCGATTCCTGTGTTCAATTCTTATGAAGAATATAAAGAAgacacattttttataataaactttacctcttatctttcatatttttccattttgttaAGTAACTCCCGCTCACATTATTGCAAATGagatatattgtgtttttgttgACTATGACTCGTGTTTATTACTGGACATGCATTTTGGTTTTATAAACTTTCGTTTTATTAATTCTTGTGCGTGGATAAGTGGCCAATTGCATGTGCTGTGTACCTTTGGGTCCAGGACTCTTGATTTTATATTGTAGGttctattatcattttatagATTTGAAGTAATTGAAAGTTGAAGGATACTTGAACGTAGTTGTTGTAATCAGGTTACTTATTGTGGTTATTATTCTTTGAGAGCGGATTACTTATTATTGTTTGTGATTAAATACtgaattgtaaatattttgttttattcttcttAACCGACTGTGTACTTTGTCTTGCAGATGTCCTCACATGTGGGGTGCGTAGTAGGTTTTGTCACGGCAATATACTGTTTTGCAGAAAGGAGTTCTTATGGAAAAGGGAGAAAAGAATATATGATAGATTTATATTGCAGCATTAATGCTGCTGTTATTTGCTCTTCTAAAGGGAATAGGGAGCCAAAAATTTTGTCATTGAATTTGTTTCAAGTTTGATATGTCTCATGCATCTGGTCTGTGAAACATTTCTTGTAATAGTTAGACTTCATAATACCACCCGTTTACTGATTTATATAGCTGCTACTTGTGTGCAAGTTTTCATGTTGAGCAAGTGACTCATGctgttctttattttctttattatttttgcctTGAAATATGCTATGCAATTTTTTGGATGTCACATTTGGGATGGTAGGGAGAAGGCAAAACTTTTCTGTTCAGTGACCGTAAACAGAAAAGACAGACTTGTGGGTAAAATAGGGTTCGTTCTTTTCAACGTGTCTTAAACCAATGCTCCTTGTTGACTATCTTTTGATCACGAATATGAGAACCTCAGAAATAGAATGAACCCTGCAAGGTTTACTAACATATTATCTGGAAATGCAAGTTTGTTTTTAAATGGTCAGCAAATTATATAGccacttttaaaataaaggaaTGGGATCACTGATCATGATGACTGCAATCTGGAAAATCTCAGTTGCAGCATTACGTGTTAAAGATGCGGCTGGTAGCAACATCAAATTGGTGACAAATCTCCAGCGCCTTTGAACATTGGCTCAAGCATCAAAGCGGTTCACCAATCTCCAATTGGCATAATAGTTAAGTTTATATTTGTCCAACTAGTAACAAAGAAACCAAGTGGAGTTTAAGTCCACAAACAAGATTCCAAATTCCAAACCAAGGAAGAACCAGGCAATAGTGTAATCTAAATGATAGTGCAATCAATAATAGATAAATATGGTAGCCATTACAAGTCAACGGAAGAAACCATTATGAAAGAAAACTATAAGCATTAATTCCTAAAAATATTTAGAGCGTAAATCTCTGGCAGACGATTGTGTGTTTATTCCCTTCTAGTACCTATAACGTGCACCAGAAATGTTCTTACTACTTGGGCTTCGTCTGATATAACTTCACAGATGCATAcatca comes from the Vigna radiata var. radiata cultivar VC1973A chromosome 2, Vradiata_ver6, whole genome shotgun sequence genome and includes:
- the LOC106756395 gene encoding diphthamide biosynthesis protein 3, with the translated sequence MSYDEVEIEDMEWNEELQAYTYPCPCGDLFQITKEDLKLGEEIARCPSCSLYITVVYNIEDFLADSDQNRRNKGLQPSKQQTVTVA